The following are encoded in a window of Variovorax paradoxus genomic DNA:
- a CDS encoding glycosyltransferase family 2 protein — MPTPPSSPQAPVTLSIVSHGQLALVLPLLEQLDRHSRGSIAKVVLTLNIPEADLSAGRHWGFAIERIENPTPLGFGANHNQAFARCDTPWFLVLNPDIRFDADVLAPMLAQAAPDAGLMTPRILESGRPVPEPHRALLTPFEILGRKKPGYQPPAVPAWIPGLFMLFRSEAYHQIGGFDERFFMYGEDFDICARTRLAGWKLQVTEDLHARHDAQRASHRSKKYLYWHVTSLLKVWLSGAFWRYRRLQD; from the coding sequence ATGCCCACGCCCCCTTCTTCACCCCAAGCCCCGGTCACCCTGTCGATCGTGAGTCACGGCCAGCTCGCGCTGGTGCTGCCGCTGCTCGAGCAGCTCGACCGCCACAGCCGAGGCTCGATTGCCAAGGTCGTGCTCACGCTGAACATTCCCGAGGCCGACCTGAGTGCAGGACGACACTGGGGCTTCGCCATCGAACGGATCGAGAACCCCACGCCCCTGGGCTTCGGCGCCAACCACAACCAGGCCTTCGCGCGCTGCGACACGCCCTGGTTCCTGGTGCTCAACCCCGACATCCGCTTCGACGCCGACGTGCTGGCCCCGATGCTCGCCCAGGCCGCGCCCGACGCCGGCCTCATGACGCCGCGCATCCTGGAGTCGGGCCGGCCCGTGCCCGAGCCGCACCGCGCCCTGCTGACCCCCTTCGAGATCCTGGGCCGCAAGAAGCCCGGCTACCAGCCGCCGGCCGTGCCGGCCTGGATTCCCGGCCTGTTCATGCTGTTCCGCAGCGAGGCCTACCACCAGATCGGCGGCTTCGACGAGCGCTTCTTCATGTACGGGGAAGACTTCGACATCTGCGCGCGCACCCGGCTGGCCGGCTGGAAGCTCCAGGTGACCGAAGACCTGCACGCGCGCCACGACGCCCAGCGCGCCAGCCACCGCAGCAAGAAGTACCTGTACTGGCACGTGACCAGCCTGCTCAAAGTGTGGCTGTCGGGGGCCTTTTGGCGCTACCGGCGGCTGCAGGACTAA
- a CDS encoding glycosyltransferase family 4 protein yields MIALIILSFFVSAIAVQLFMRRARRHARRYGADMPQRFHKGHVPRLGGAGIMLGMSAAWLGAGLIEPLNIAWPLKSSVLTLVCILPAVLGGIVEDVTQQVKVRYRLGLTIGSALLVCWVQGLGVARTGFETLDGWLAMLPYASLVFAALAIGGLPHAFNIIDGYNGLAGTVAVLVCLAISHVALQLGDRQLAAMVICLVGATFGFLVWNYPRGKIFAGDGGAYVWGMVIAVACVTLVQRHRVVSPWFPMLLLIYPVWETLFSIYRKLARGQSPGTADALHFHQLIFRRIVRVAFADDEARQLLARNNRTSPYLWMFAALSVVPAVLFWNNTFVLMLFCLLFVTTYVGAYLMIVRFKVPRWLRP; encoded by the coding sequence ATGATTGCCCTGATCATTCTCAGTTTCTTCGTCTCCGCCATCGCGGTGCAGCTGTTCATGCGCCGCGCGCGCAGACACGCGCGCCGCTACGGCGCTGACATGCCCCAGCGTTTCCACAAGGGCCACGTGCCGCGTCTGGGCGGGGCCGGCATCATGCTCGGCATGAGCGCGGCCTGGCTGGGCGCAGGGCTCATCGAGCCGCTGAACATTGCCTGGCCGCTCAAGTCCTCGGTCCTCACGCTGGTGTGCATCCTGCCCGCCGTGCTCGGCGGCATCGTCGAAGACGTGACCCAGCAGGTCAAGGTGCGCTACCGGCTGGGCCTGACCATCGGCTCGGCGTTGCTGGTGTGCTGGGTGCAGGGCCTGGGCGTGGCGCGCACGGGCTTCGAGACGCTCGACGGCTGGCTCGCGATGCTGCCCTATGCCTCGTTGGTCTTCGCGGCCCTGGCCATCGGCGGCCTGCCGCATGCCTTCAACATCATCGACGGCTACAACGGGCTGGCCGGCACCGTGGCCGTGCTCGTGTGCCTGGCCATCTCGCACGTCGCGCTGCAGCTGGGCGACCGGCAACTGGCCGCGATGGTGATCTGCCTGGTCGGCGCCACCTTCGGTTTCCTGGTCTGGAACTACCCGCGCGGCAAGATCTTCGCCGGCGACGGCGGCGCCTACGTCTGGGGCATGGTGATCGCCGTGGCCTGCGTGACGCTGGTGCAGCGCCACCGCGTGGTGTCGCCGTGGTTCCCGATGCTGCTCCTGATCTACCCGGTGTGGGAGACGCTGTTCTCCATCTACCGCAAGCTGGCGCGCGGCCAGTCGCCGGGCACGGCCGACGCGCTGCACTTTCACCAGCTGATCTTCCGGCGCATCGTGCGCGTGGCCTTCGCGGACGACGAGGCGCGCCAGCTGCTGGCGCGCAACAACCGCACCTCGCCCTACCTGTGGATGTTTGCCGCGCTGTCGGTGGTGCCCGCGGTGCTGTTCTGGAACAACACCTTCGTGCTGATGCTGTTCTGCCTTCTGTTCGTCACGACCTATGTCGGGGCGTACCTGATGATCGTGCGCTTCAAGGTCCCGCGCTGGCTGCGGCCCTGA
- the slmA gene encoding nucleoid occlusion factor SlmA: MQNEETAAPGVETPAETPAAVPTRKRPKPGERRVQILQALAAMLEQPGAERVTTAALAARLEVSEAALYRHFASKAQMFEGLIDFIEQSVFTLVNQILEREGATGGQQAARILTLLVQFAERNPGMTRVMVGDALVYENERLQQRMNQFFDKIEATLRQVLRGAAAADGSATPSVDAQVRAAALTAFVVGQLQRFARSGFRRAPSEHLDATIALIV, from the coding sequence ATGCAGAACGAAGAGACAGCTGCCCCCGGCGTAGAGACCCCGGCCGAAACGCCCGCCGCCGTACCGACGCGCAAGCGCCCCAAGCCGGGCGAGCGGCGCGTGCAGATCCTGCAGGCGCTGGCCGCCATGCTGGAGCAGCCCGGTGCCGAGCGGGTCACCACCGCCGCGCTCGCCGCGCGGCTCGAGGTGAGCGAGGCGGCCCTGTACCGCCACTTCGCGAGCAAGGCCCAGATGTTCGAGGGCCTCATCGATTTCATCGAGCAGAGCGTCTTCACGCTGGTTAACCAGATCCTCGAGCGCGAAGGCGCCACCGGCGGCCAGCAGGCCGCCCGCATCCTCACGCTGCTCGTGCAGTTCGCCGAGCGCAATCCCGGCATGACGCGCGTCATGGTCGGCGACGCGCTGGTCTACGAGAACGAGCGCCTGCAGCAGCGCATGAACCAGTTCTTCGACAAGATCGAAGCCACGCTGCGCCAGGTGCTGCGCGGCGCGGCCGCCGCCGACGGCTCGGCCACGCCCAGCGTCGATGCCCAGGTGCGCGCCGCGGCGCTCACGGCCTTCGTGGTCGGGCAGCTGCAGCGCTTTGCGCGCTCGGGTTTCCGCCGCGCGCCTTCCGAACACCTGGACGCCACGATCGCCCTGATCGTTTGA
- a CDS encoding DMT family transporter: protein MSDAAAARPALLLHVVALTAIAMVAFAANSLLCRLALQHGGIDPASFGSIRLASGAITLALVVRFRAQPSALGRTSWLPAVMLFAYVAFFSFAYLSLSAGTGALILFGAVQLTMLGAGLGGGERFGVLAWFGFVLAAAGLVYLVSPGVAAPPLLGAVLMAVAGVAWGVYSLRGRGVADPLAATARNFLRAVPMAFALSLVFATRAHADARAIALAVASGALTSGLGYVVWYAALGRLSALRAATVQLSVPLLAAFGGVLFLSEAITPRLALASVAILGGIALVLSQKSRNAARRA, encoded by the coding sequence ATGTCTGACGCCGCCGCTGCCCGCCCGGCCCTTCTTCTGCACGTCGTCGCGCTCACCGCGATCGCCATGGTCGCGTTCGCGGCCAACTCGCTGCTGTGCCGACTCGCGCTGCAACACGGCGGCATCGACCCGGCCAGCTTCGGCAGCATCCGGCTCGCGTCCGGCGCGATCACGCTGGCGCTCGTCGTGCGCTTCCGGGCGCAGCCGTCCGCGCTAGGACGCACCAGCTGGCTCCCCGCCGTCATGCTGTTCGCGTACGTCGCGTTCTTCTCCTTCGCCTACCTGAGCCTGTCCGCGGGCACGGGCGCGCTGATCCTCTTCGGCGCGGTGCAGCTCACGATGCTGGGCGCGGGCCTGGGTGGCGGCGAGCGCTTCGGGGTGCTGGCTTGGTTCGGCTTTGTCCTTGCGGCGGCCGGACTCGTCTACCTCGTGTCGCCGGGTGTTGCCGCGCCGCCGCTGCTGGGCGCCGTGCTGATGGCGGTGGCGGGCGTGGCGTGGGGCGTGTATTCGCTGCGCGGCCGGGGCGTGGCCGACCCGCTGGCCGCAACCGCGCGCAACTTTTTGCGCGCGGTGCCGATGGCGTTTGCACTGAGCCTGGTGTTCGCCACGCGCGCGCATGCCGATGCGCGCGCCATCGCGCTGGCCGTGGCCTCCGGCGCGCTGACGTCGGGGCTCGGCTACGTCGTCTGGTACGCGGCGCTGGGCCGCCTGTCGGCGTTGCGTGCGGCCACGGTGCAGCTGTCGGTGCCGCTGCTGGCGGCGTTCGGCGGCGTGCTGTTCCTGTCGGAGGCGATCACGCCGCGGCTGGCGCTTGCATCGGTGGCGATCCTCGGCGGCATCGCACTCGTGCTGAGCCAGAAGTCGCGCAACGCCGCGCGGCGAGCTTAG
- a CDS encoding glycosyltransferase family 2 protein, whose product MAPGVSVALCTYNGARYLPDQVRSICTQVPLPLEIVLSDDNSSDDTLAVVRDTLAACGVADRVALRVFSNKPALGVTRNFEQAVGACQHDLIVLCDQDDVWHPGRLARMVAQFEARPDLLLLHTDARLVDDQLASLGSTLFHALEVQPGELAAIAQGEAFDVFLRRNLVTGATTMFRRTLLDAALPFAPEWVHDEWLGAVAAAVGRVDALPEPTIDYRQHASNQIGARRLTLSDKMAKAFAERGDKHVGRLRRAEALLQRLQQLGDRVPARYVASQRAKVAHQRFRAQLPAARFLRLVPILIEAARGRYARFGRGGHAVAQDLFERG is encoded by the coding sequence ATGGCGCCCGGTGTTTCCGTCGCGCTGTGTACCTACAACGGCGCCCGCTATCTTCCCGACCAGGTCCGCAGCATCTGCACGCAGGTGCCGTTGCCGCTGGAGATCGTGCTGTCCGACGACAACTCCAGCGACGACACGCTGGCGGTCGTGCGCGACACCCTCGCCGCATGCGGGGTGGCGGACCGCGTGGCGCTGCGGGTGTTCAGCAACAAGCCGGCTCTGGGCGTCACGCGCAATTTCGAACAGGCCGTGGGCGCCTGCCAGCATGACCTCATCGTGCTGTGCGACCAGGACGATGTCTGGCATCCCGGCCGGCTCGCGCGCATGGTGGCGCAGTTCGAAGCGCGCCCCGACCTGCTGCTGTTGCACACCGACGCCCGCCTGGTCGACGACCAGTTGGCCTCGCTGGGTTCGACCCTCTTTCATGCCCTGGAGGTGCAGCCCGGAGAGTTGGCGGCCATTGCGCAGGGCGAGGCCTTCGACGTGTTCTTGCGGCGCAACCTGGTGACCGGTGCGACCACCATGTTCCGCAGGACCCTGCTCGACGCGGCCCTGCCATTCGCGCCGGAATGGGTGCACGACGAGTGGCTGGGGGCCGTTGCCGCCGCCGTCGGGCGCGTGGACGCCCTGCCGGAGCCCACCATCGACTACCGGCAGCACGCCAGCAACCAGATCGGTGCGCGGCGTCTCACGCTGTCCGACAAGATGGCCAAGGCCTTTGCCGAGCGCGGCGACAAGCACGTGGGGCGCCTGCGCCGGGCAGAGGCGCTGCTGCAGCGACTGCAGCAGCTCGGTGACCGGGTGCCTGCGAGGTACGTGGCATCGCAGCGCGCCAAGGTGGCGCACCAGCGCTTCAGGGCGCAGCTGCCGGCGGCGCGGTTCCTGCGGCTGGTGCCGATCCTCATCGAGGCCGCCCGAGGGCGCTACGCGCGTTTTGGGCGGGGCGGCCACGCCGTCGCGCAGGATCTTTTCGAGCGCGGTTAG
- the argB gene encoding acetylglutamate kinase has product MTDPVLNIPPRDKAEILAQALPYIRKFHGKTIVIKYGGNAMTDPALQADFAEDVVLLKLVGMNPVVVHGGGPQIEAALNKLGKKGSFVQGMRVTDAETMEVVEWVLAGEVQQDIVGLINQAGGKAVGLTGRDGGLIRAQKLKLADRTDPNVHHDVGQVGDIVSIDPSVVKALQDDAFIPVVSPIGFGEENESYNINADVVAGKLATVLKAEKLMLLTNTPGVLDKNGNLLTNLSAREIDDLFADGTISGGMLPKIEGALDAAKSGVNAVHIIDGRVPHAMLLEILTDQAYGTMIRAR; this is encoded by the coding sequence ATGACCGATCCCGTCCTCAACATCCCTCCGCGCGACAAGGCCGAGATCCTGGCCCAGGCGCTGCCGTACATCCGCAAGTTCCACGGCAAGACCATCGTCATCAAGTACGGCGGCAACGCCATGACCGACCCGGCGCTGCAGGCCGACTTCGCGGAAGACGTCGTGTTGCTCAAGCTGGTCGGCATGAACCCGGTGGTGGTGCACGGCGGCGGCCCGCAGATCGAGGCTGCGCTGAACAAGCTCGGCAAGAAGGGCAGCTTCGTGCAGGGCATGCGCGTGACCGACGCCGAGACCATGGAAGTCGTCGAATGGGTGCTGGCCGGCGAGGTGCAGCAGGACATCGTGGGCCTGATCAACCAGGCCGGCGGCAAGGCCGTGGGCCTCACGGGGCGCGACGGCGGCCTCATTCGGGCGCAGAAGCTCAAGCTGGCCGACCGCACCGACCCCAACGTGCACCACGACGTGGGCCAGGTCGGCGACATCGTTTCCATCGACCCCAGCGTGGTCAAGGCGCTGCAGGACGACGCCTTCATTCCCGTCGTCAGCCCGATCGGCTTCGGCGAAGAGAACGAGAGCTACAACATCAACGCCGACGTCGTCGCCGGCAAGCTCGCCACGGTGCTCAAGGCCGAGAAGCTCATGCTGCTCACCAACACGCCCGGCGTGCTCGACAAGAACGGCAACCTGCTCACCAACCTGAGCGCGCGCGAAATCGACGACCTCTTCGCCGACGGCACCATCTCGGGCGGCATGCTGCCCAAGATCGAAGGCGCGCTCGACGCGGCCAAGAGCGGTGTGAATGCGGTGCACATCATCGACGGCCGCGTGCCCCACGCGATGCTGCTCGAGATCCTGACCGACCAGGCCTACGGCACGATGATCCGGGCGCGTTGA